One Longimicrobiales bacterium DNA segment encodes these proteins:
- a CDS encoding PadR family transcriptional regulator, with the protein MTFLVNVTERRDSPAAAELMPGTLEMLILGTLTLGPLHGYGVTQHIEQCSGGVLTVPQGSMYPALERLLGKGFVKAKWGKSPTGRRARYYTITSSGRRQLDAKFADYERVTGAIGRVMAEG; encoded by the coding sequence TCCTGGTCAATGTGACTGAACGCCGCGATTCGCCAGCTGCTGCCGAACTGATGCCCGGCACGTTGGAGATGCTCATCCTCGGCACGCTCACCCTGGGGCCGCTCCACGGATATGGCGTGACCCAGCACATCGAGCAGTGTTCGGGCGGCGTGCTCACTGTGCCGCAGGGCTCGATGTATCCGGCGCTCGAGAGGTTGCTCGGGAAAGGGTTCGTGAAGGCGAAATGGGGAAAGTCGCCGACCGGCCGGCGCGCGCGCTACTACACGATCACTTCTTCGGGACGGCGACAGCTCGACGCGAAGTTCGCCGATTACGAGCGCGTGACGGGGGCGATCGGGCGGGTGATGGCCGAGGGCTGA